One Staphylococcus simiae genomic region harbors:
- the glpK gene encoding glycerol kinase GlpK has translation MEKYILSIDQGTTSSRAMLFNQKGEIAGVAQREFKQHFPQSGWVEHDANEIWTSVLAVMTEVMNEHNINAEQVEGIGITNQRETTVVWDKNTGRPIYHAIVWQSRQTQGICNDLKEQGHEQLFRDKTGLLLDPYFAGTKVKWILDNVEGAREKADNGDLLFGTIDSWLVWKLSGDAAHITDYSNASRTLMFNIHDLKWDDELLEILDVPKNMLPEVKASSEIYAKTVSYHFFGQEVPIAGIAGDQQAALFGQACFERGDVKNTYGTGGFMLMNTGEKAVKSESGLLTTIAYGLDGKVNYALEGSIFVSGSAIQWLRDGLRMINSAPQSENYATRVDSTEGVYVVPAFVGLGTPYWDSEARGAIFGLTRGTEKEHFIRATLESLCYQTRDVMEAMSKDSGIDVQSLRVDGGAVKNDFLMQFQADIVDTPVERPEIQETTALGAAYLAGLAVGFWDSKDEIAKNWKLEEKFDPKMDEQEREKLYKGWKKAVEATQVFKTE, from the coding sequence ATGGAAAAATATATTTTATCTATAGATCAAGGAACAACGAGTTCTAGAGCAATGTTATTTAATCAAAAGGGAGAAATAGCAGGTGTTGCGCAACGTGAATTTAAACAACACTTTCCACAATCAGGTTGGGTAGAACATGATGCAAATGAAATTTGGACTTCTGTATTAGCTGTAATGACGGAAGTTATGAATGAACATAACATTAATGCTGAGCAAGTTGAAGGGATAGGTATTACAAATCAACGTGAAACAACTGTTGTTTGGGATAAAAATACAGGTCGCCCAATTTATCATGCAATCGTGTGGCAATCTCGCCAAACTCAAGGTATTTGTAATGACTTAAAAGAACAAGGTCATGAACAATTATTTAGAGACAAAACTGGTTTATTATTAGATCCATATTTTGCTGGAACTAAAGTGAAATGGATTTTAGATAATGTCGAAGGTGCTAGAGAAAAAGCTGATAATGGAGATTTGTTATTTGGTACAATTGATAGTTGGTTAGTATGGAAATTATCAGGTGATGCTGCACATATTACTGATTATTCAAATGCTAGTCGTACTTTGATGTTTAATATCCATGACTTAAAATGGGACGATGAGTTGTTAGAAATATTAGATGTTCCTAAAAATATGTTACCTGAAGTAAAAGCATCTAGTGAAATCTATGCTAAAACAGTTAGCTATCATTTCTTTGGTCAAGAAGTACCTATCGCTGGTATCGCTGGAGACCAACAAGCTGCTTTATTTGGACAAGCATGTTTTGAACGTGGAGATGTTAAGAATACGTATGGTACTGGTGGATTTATGTTAATGAATACAGGTGAAAAAGCTGTTAAGTCAGAAAGTGGTTTATTAACAACGATTGCTTATGGCTTAGATGGAAAAGTTAACTATGCACTTGAAGGTTCAATCTTTGTATCAGGTTCTGCAATTCAATGGTTACGCGATGGACTAAGAATGATTAATTCAGCACCACAATCTGAAAATTATGCAACACGAGTAGACTCAACAGAAGGTGTTTATGTAGTACCAGCATTTGTTGGATTAGGAACTCCTTATTGGGACTCTGAAGCACGTGGTGCAATTTTTGGCTTAACTCGCGGTACTGAAAAAGAACACTTTATTCGTGCTACATTAGAATCTCTATGTTACCAAACTAGAGATGTCATGGAAGCAATGTCAAAAGACTCTGGCATTGATGTTCAAAGTTTACGTGTTGATGGTGGCGCTGTTAAAAATGACTTTCTTATGCAATTCCAAGCTGATATCGTTGATACGCCGGTTGAAAGACCAGAAATTCAAGAAACTACTGCATTAGGTGCTGCTTATTTAGCTGGTTTAGCAGTTGGATTCTGGGACAGTAAAGATGAAATTGCTAAAAACTGGAAATTAGAAGAAAAATTTGATCCGAAAATGGATGAACAAGAGAGAGAAAAATTGTATAAAGGTTGGAAGAAAGCTGTAGAAGCAACACAAGTTTTTAAAACAGAATAA
- a CDS encoding MIP/aquaporin family protein produces MNAYLAEFLGTAILILFGGGVCANVNLKRSAGNGADWIVIALGWGLAVTMGVYAVGKFSGAHLNPAVSIALAMDGSFSWAQVPGFIVCQMLGGIVGAALVWLMYLPHWKVTEEKGAKLGVFSTAPAIKNYFANFLSEIIGTTILTLGILFIGINKIADGLNPIIVGLLIVAIGLSLGGPTGYAINPARDLGPRIAHAILPIFGKGDSNWSYAIVPVLGPIAGGMLGAVIYTIFYKHTFNLISAIGILVVIATLILGVILNKTSKNDDIETIY; encoded by the coding sequence ATGAATGCATATTTAGCAGAATTTCTAGGAACTGCAATTTTAATTCTTTTTGGTGGCGGAGTCTGTGCTAATGTTAATTTAAAACGTAGTGCTGGTAATGGTGCTGATTGGATTGTTATTGCTTTAGGTTGGGGCTTAGCCGTAACTATGGGTGTTTATGCAGTTGGTAAGTTTTCAGGTGCACATTTAAATCCAGCAGTATCAATCGCTTTAGCAATGGATGGTAGTTTCAGTTGGGCACAAGTACCAGGATTTATAGTTTGTCAAATGCTTGGTGGTATTGTGGGTGCTGCATTAGTTTGGCTAATGTATTTACCACATTGGAAAGTAACAGAAGAAAAAGGTGCAAAATTAGGTGTATTCTCAACTGCACCAGCAATTAAGAATTACTTCGCTAACTTTTTAAGTGAAATTATTGGTACAACGATTTTAACTTTAGGTATTTTATTTATTGGTATTAATAAGATTGCTGACGGATTAAACCCAATCATTGTTGGTCTGTTAATCGTAGCAATCGGTTTAAGTTTAGGTGGACCAACAGGCTATGCAATTAACCCGGCTCGTGATTTAGGACCGAGAATTGCTCATGCAATTTTGCCAATATTTGGTAAAGGTGATTCAAATTGGAGTTACGCAATTGTCCCAGTATTGGGTCCTATTGCTGGCGGTATGTTAGGTGCTGTAATTTATACAATTTTTTATAAACATACATTTAACTTAATAAGTGCCATTGGAATCTTAGTTGTTATCGCTACGTTAATTTTAGGTGTAATTTTAAATAAAACATCTAAAAATGATGATATTGAAACTATTTATTAA
- a CDS encoding glutathione peroxidase → METIYDFVVETNKGVTYKLEDYKGDVMLIVNTASECGFTPQFEGLQSLYDKYKEQGFVVLGFPCNQFGGQEPGSGEEAAQNCKLNYGITFPMHQKVDVKGEHQLPLFRFLTDAQHGLLNEKIKWNFTKFLVDRDGNVVKRFSPQKKPAQLESAIEELL, encoded by the coding sequence ATGGAAACAATTTACGATTTTGTAGTAGAGACAAATAAAGGTGTTACTTATAAATTAGAAGATTATAAAGGCGATGTCATGTTAATCGTTAATACTGCAAGCGAATGTGGATTTACCCCTCAATTTGAAGGGTTACAATCTTTATATGATAAATATAAAGAACAAGGATTTGTAGTACTGGGATTCCCATGTAATCAATTTGGTGGACAAGAGCCAGGTTCTGGTGAAGAAGCAGCACAAAACTGTAAACTAAATTATGGCATAACTTTCCCAATGCATCAGAAGGTCGATGTCAAAGGTGAACATCAACTGCCATTATTTAGATTTTTAACTGATGCACAACACGGTTTACTAAACGAAAAAATTAAATGGAATTTCACAAAGTTTTTAGTTGATCGTGATGGTAATGTGGTTAAACGTTTTTCTCCACAAAAAAAACCGGCACAACTAGAAAGTGCAATAGAAGAATTACTGTAA
- a CDS encoding alpha/beta hydrolase, which yields MATKAFKLTVIDDTNIEVKVDYTDMPSRGFIHIFHGMAEHMERYDKITQALNQQGFDVIRHNHRGHGKDIDETTRGHYDDMRQVVSDAFEIAQTIRSNSDKPYFVLGHSMGSIIARLFVETYPHYCKGLILSGTAMYPSWKSLPAIFALTLMTTSFGQQSRLTWLNHMLTKSFNKNISPLRTTSDWLSSDSNEVDKYIRDSYCGFEVSTQLLHQTLFYMHHTTQFKHLKLLNRDMPILLIAGYEDPFGDYGQGVLKLAKRYRKAGIKDVKVKLYHEKRHEILFEHGYRKVWKELFLWLNKNI from the coding sequence ATGGCAACAAAAGCTTTTAAATTAACAGTGATAGATGATACGAATATAGAAGTAAAAGTTGATTATACCGACATGCCATCTCGAGGCTTTATTCATATCTTTCATGGTATGGCTGAACATATGGAGCGATATGATAAAATAACACAAGCACTTAACCAACAAGGATTTGATGTCATTAGGCATAATCATCGAGGACATGGTAAAGACATTGATGAGACGACTCGAGGGCATTATGATGATATGAGACAAGTTGTCAGTGATGCTTTCGAGATTGCTCAAACAATCAGAAGTAATAGTGACAAACCTTATTTTGTCTTAGGCCATTCAATGGGTTCTATCATTGCACGCTTATTTGTTGAAACATATCCACATTATTGTAAAGGTCTTATTTTAAGTGGTACGGCCATGTATCCAAGTTGGAAAAGTTTACCTGCTATCTTCGCTCTGACTTTAATGACAACAAGTTTTGGTCAACAATCAAGACTTACATGGCTAAATCATATGCTTACTAAAAGTTTTAATAAAAACATATCACCCTTACGCACAACAAGTGATTGGTTATCATCTGACTCAAATGAAGTAGATAAATACATTCGTGATTCATATTGTGGATTTGAAGTATCAACTCAATTATTGCACCAAACGTTATTTTATATGCATCATACAACACAATTTAAACATCTCAAGTTACTTAATCGAGACATGCCTATTTTATTAATTGCTGGTTATGAAGATCCTTTTGGTGATTATGGCCAAGGCGTTTTAAAACTAGCTAAACGTTATAGAAAAGCAGGTATAAAGGATGTAAAAGTTAAGTTATATCATGAGAAACGACATGAAATCCTTTTTGAACATGGCTATCGCAAAGTTTGGAAAGAGTTATTTTTATGGCTAAATAAGAACATATAA
- the miaA gene encoding tRNA (adenosine(37)-N6)-dimethylallyltransferase MiaA, with the protein MMAKKPFIIAIVGPTASGKTELSIELAKQLNGEIISGDSMQVYKTMDIGTAKVTLEEMGDVPHHLIDILEPDETFSAYDFKLRAEQLIEDITARGRVPIIAGGTGLYIQSLLYNYELEDESVSQEQLDKVQQQLTQLSELDNTELHDYLASFDEESANNIHPNNRQRVLRAIEYYLKTKKLLSNRKKVQQFTENYDTLLIGIEMSRKTLYSKINKRVDIMLDHGLFKEVQQLVDQGYETCQSMQAIGYKELIPVINGQMTLDDAVDKLKQHSRQYAKRQMTWFKNKMNVHWLDKENMTLQMMLDEITTHIK; encoded by the coding sequence ATTATGGCGAAAAAACCTTTTATAATAGCAATTGTAGGTCCAACTGCTTCAGGTAAAACTGAACTTAGTATAGAATTAGCCAAACAACTAAATGGAGAGATTATTAGTGGTGATTCTATGCAAGTGTATAAGACAATGGATATAGGTACAGCGAAAGTTACACTAGAAGAAATGGGTGATGTGCCTCATCATTTAATAGACATTTTAGAGCCTGACGAAACATTTTCAGCATATGATTTTAAACTTCGTGCTGAACAATTAATTGAAGACATAACTGCAAGAGGAAGAGTACCGATTATTGCAGGTGGAACAGGCTTGTATATTCAATCACTGTTGTATAATTATGAGTTAGAAGACGAAAGCGTATCACAAGAACAACTTGATAAGGTTCAACAACAGTTAACTCAATTATCTGAACTTGATAATACTGAATTACATGACTATTTAGCTTCATTTGATGAAGAATCTGCAAATAATATTCACCCAAATAATAGACAAAGAGTATTGAGGGCTATTGAATATTATTTAAAAACAAAAAAACTTTTAAGTAATCGAAAGAAAGTGCAACAATTTACTGAAAATTATGATACATTATTAATAGGGATTGAAATGTCGCGTAAAACATTATATTCAAAAATAAATAAACGTGTTGATATTATGTTGGATCACGGATTATTTAAAGAAGTGCAACAACTTGTTGACCAAGGCTATGAAACATGCCAAAGTATGCAAGCAATTGGATATAAAGAATTAATCCCAGTGATTAACGGACAAATGACATTAGACGATGCTGTTGATAAATTGAAACAGCATTCTCGCCAATATGCTAAACGACAAATGACATGGTTCAAAAATAAAATGAATGTTCATTGGTTAGACAAAGAAAACATGACACTTCAAATGATGTTAGATGAGATTACAACCCATATTAAATAA
- the hflX gene encoding GTPase HflX produces MAQQLIHDTKEKQEKAVLVGVHAQDDQQFDFESTMEELDALSSTCQLDVVGQVTQNRHRVDRKYYVGKGKIEEIQAFIEFHDADVVVTNDELTTAQSKTLNDLLGVKIIDRTQLILEIFALRARSKEGKLQVELAQLDYLLPRLQGHGKSLSRLGGGIGTRGPGETKLEMDRRHIRTRMNEIKHQLKTVEEHRQRYRNQRDQNQVYQVALVGYTNAGKSSWFNVLANETTYEQNQLFATLDPKTRQIQINEGFNMIISDTVGFIQKLPTTLIAAFKSTLEEAKGADLLVHVVDASHSEYRVQYDTVNDLIIQLDMGQIPQVVIFNKKDLCEVNGDIPVTQLPHIFVSTKNADDKEKVKDLLMTEVKRNLTFYNETVAAEDADRLYFLKQHTLVTRLVFNEVQENYYIEGYKK; encoded by the coding sequence ATGGCACAGCAATTGATTCATGATACAAAAGAAAAACAAGAAAAAGCTGTTTTAGTCGGTGTACATGCTCAAGATGATCAACAATTTGATTTTGAATCAACAATGGAAGAGTTAGATGCATTATCAAGTACTTGTCAATTAGATGTAGTTGGTCAAGTGACACAAAATCGTCATCGTGTTGACCGTAAATATTATGTTGGTAAAGGCAAAATTGAAGAAATTCAAGCATTTATTGAGTTTCATGATGCTGATGTCGTTGTTACCAATGATGAGTTAACTACAGCACAATCGAAAACTTTAAATGACTTATTAGGTGTTAAAATTATTGACAGAACTCAGTTGATTCTAGAAATTTTTGCGTTAAGAGCACGTAGTAAAGAAGGTAAATTACAAGTCGAACTTGCTCAACTAGATTATTTATTACCAAGACTACAAGGACATGGTAAGAGCTTATCACGATTAGGTGGAGGTATTGGAACTCGTGGTCCTGGTGAAACAAAGCTTGAAATGGATCGTCGACATATACGTACACGTATGAATGAAATTAAACACCAATTAAAGACAGTTGAAGAACATCGACAACGTTATCGTAATCAACGAGATCAAAATCAAGTGTACCAAGTGGCTTTAGTTGGGTATACTAACGCAGGTAAATCATCTTGGTTTAATGTGTTAGCAAATGAAACAACTTATGAACAAAATCAATTATTTGCGACATTAGATCCTAAAACACGTCAAATTCAAATTAATGAAGGTTTCAATATGATTATTTCTGATACAGTTGGATTTATTCAAAAATTACCTACAACATTAATTGCTGCATTTAAATCAACACTCGAGGAAGCTAAAGGTGCTGATTTATTAGTACACGTTGTTGACGCCAGCCACTCAGAATATCGCGTGCAATATGATACGGTTAATGATTTAATTATTCAACTGGATATGGGTCAAATACCACAAGTTGTCATTTTTAATAAAAAAGATTTGTGTGAAGTGAATGGAGATATTCCTGTAACACAATTACCACATATATTTGTGTCAACAAAAAATGCAGATGATAAAGAAAAAGTAAAAGATTTATTAATGACTGAAGTGAAAAGAAATTTAACTTTTTATAATGAAACAGTAGCAGCTGAAGACGCTGATCGTTTATATTTCTTGAAGCAACATACGCTAGTAACTAGGCTTGTTTTTAATGAAGTTCAAGAAAATTATTATATTGAGGGATATAAAAAATAG
- the hfq gene encoding RNA chaperone Hfq, with the protein MIANDNIQDKALENFKANKTEVTVFFLNGFQMKGVIEDYDKYVVSLNSQGKQHLIYKHAISTYTVDNEAQAEDTTESEE; encoded by the coding sequence ATGATTGCAAATGACAACATCCAAGACAAAGCACTAGAGAACTTTAAAGCGAACAAAACAGAAGTGACAGTATTCTTCTTAAATGGTTTCCAAATGAAAGGTGTTATAGAAGATTACGATAAGTATGTAGTTAGCTTAAATTCTCAGGGTAAACAACATTTGATATACAAACATGCGATCAGCACTTATACAGTTGATAATGAAGCTCAAGCTGAAGATACAACTGAAAGTGAAGAATAA
- a CDS encoding glycerol-3-phosphate dehydrogenase/oxidase, translating into MALSTFKREHIKKNLRNEEYDVVIIGGGITGAGIALDASERGMKVALVEMQDFAQGTSSRSTKLVHGGLRYLKQLQVGVVAETGRERAIVYENGPHVTTPEWMLLPMHKGGTFGKFSTSIGLAMYDRLAGVKKSERKKMLSKKETLNKEPLVKQDGLKGGGYYVEYRTDDARLTIEVMKKAAEKGAEIINYTKSEHFTYDKNQQVNGVEVIDKLTNENYTIKAKKVINAAGPWVDDVRSGDYARNNKKLRLTKGVHVVIDQSKFPLGQAVYFDTEKDGRMIFAIPREGKAYVGTTDTFYDNIKSSPLTTQEDRDYLIDAINYMFPSVNVTDDDIESTWAGVRPLIYEEGKDPSEISRKDEVWEGKSGLLTIAGGKLTGYRHMAKGIVDLVSKRLKEEYKLTFGPCNTKNLPISGGDVGGSKNFAKFVEQKVDAAKGYGIDAEVARRLASKYGSNVDELFNIAQTSQFHDNKLPLEIYVELVYAIQQEMVYKPNDFLVRRSGKMYFNIQDVLDYKDSVIKVMSDMLDYSPAQVVAYTEEVDQAIKEAQHGNNQPAVRE; encoded by the coding sequence ATGGCATTGTCTACTTTTAAAAGAGAACATATTAAGAAGAATTTAAGAAATGAAGAATACGATGTAGTTATTATTGGTGGAGGAATCACAGGTGCAGGAATTGCATTAGATGCAAGTGAACGCGGTATGAAAGTAGCGTTAGTTGAAATGCAAGACTTTGCTCAAGGAACAAGTTCAAGATCAACTAAGTTGGTTCACGGTGGTTTAAGATATTTAAAACAACTTCAAGTAGGCGTAGTTGCTGAAACAGGTAGAGAAAGAGCAATCGTTTATGAAAATGGTCCTCATGTTACAACACCAGAATGGATGTTACTTCCAATGCATAAAGGTGGTACATTTGGTAAGTTTTCAACTTCTATAGGTTTAGCAATGTATGACCGTCTAGCAGGAGTTAAGAAATCAGAACGTAAAAAAATGTTATCTAAAAAAGAAACATTAAATAAAGAACCTTTAGTTAAACAAGATGGTCTTAAAGGTGGAGGCTACTATGTTGAATATAGAACTGATGATGCTCGTTTAACTATTGAAGTAATGAAAAAAGCTGCTGAAAAAGGCGCTGAAATTATAAATTATACTAAATCAGAACACTTTACTTATGATAAGAATCAACAAGTTAATGGTGTTGAAGTTATCGATAAATTAACAAATGAAAACTATACAATTAAAGCTAAAAAAGTTATTAATGCTGCAGGACCATGGGTTGACGATGTAAGAAGTGGTGACTATGCACGTAATAATAAAAAATTACGTTTAACAAAAGGTGTCCATGTTGTTATCGATCAATCAAAATTCCCACTTGGTCAAGCGGTATACTTTGATACTGAAAAAGATGGTCGTATGATTTTTGCGATTCCGCGTGAAGGTAAAGCTTATGTAGGAACAACAGATACATTTTACGATAATATCAAATCATCACCTTTAACAACTCAAGAAGATAGAGATTATTTAATAGATGCAATTAATTACATGTTCCCAAGTGTTAATGTTACAGATGATGATATTGAATCTACATGGGCAGGTGTTAGACCACTTATTTATGAAGAAGGCAAAGACCCTTCTGAAATTTCTCGTAAAGATGAAGTATGGGAAGGTAAATCTGGCTTGCTAACAATTGCTGGTGGTAAATTAACTGGCTATCGTCATATGGCTAAAGGCATTGTTGATTTAGTATCTAAACGATTAAAAGAAGAATATAAATTAACATTTGGACCATGCAATACTAAAAACTTGCCAATTTCTGGTGGAGATGTAGGTGGCAGCAAAAACTTTGCGAAATTTGTTGAACAGAAAGTAGACGCTGCTAAAGGTTATGGTATCGATGCAGAAGTTGCACGACGTTTAGCATCAAAATATGGTTCAAATGTTGATGAATTATTTAATATTGCTCAAACATCACAATTCCATGATAATAAATTACCATTAGAAATATATGTTGAACTTGTTTACGCGATTCAACAAGAAATGGTTTATAAACCAAATGATTTCTTAGTACGTCGTTCAGGAAAAATGTACTTTAACATCCAAGATGTCTTAGATTATAAAGATAGTGTTATTAAAGTGATGTCTGACATGTTAGATTATTCTCCAGCACAAGTTGTAGCTTATACTGAGGAAGTTGATCAAGCTATAAAAGAAGCTCAACATGGTAATAATCAACCAGCAGTTAGAGAATAA